In the Danaus plexippus chromosome 4, MEX_DaPlex, whole genome shotgun sequence genome, one interval contains:
- the LOC116768597 gene encoding transcription initiation factor TFIID subunit 7-like codes for MNREKRDPDYPVELETQFIMRMPETPGKALSELIKSGENFKNRLTIQIENDMRHGEVRFDQWVLHAKIVDLPTIVESWKTIDRKSLYKTADLCQLMICKEEADSCTEEESPTKNKKKDPLKVDKKFLWAHGITPPTKNVRKRRFRKTLRKKCTEGPEIEKEVKRLLRADNEAVSFTWEVIKEEDETPKVSKNEATLPKVEKGKSKKDTTHTTPKTNQPSKVEDIFGDALSDSDVEEENISVDVEDSRLSFYEEPLSENNSINAGDISKGSSFATQFKSEMFESPPKMSSANRNQSTKYDSKQSGEQSSSSYPNTSSSFKMQELFTELEELKQRRQRTQLEIAGMENMTLRQRFQDILKTLNKEIITKEVEYNRLKSHLK; via the coding sequence atgaatcGTGAAAAACGAGATCCCGATTACCCTGTAGAATTAGAAACTCAATTCATTATGAGAATGCCAGAAACGCCCGGAAAGGCTTTgagtgaattaattaaatcaggagaaaattttaagaatagaCTTACGATTCAAATAGAAAACGATATGCGACATGGAGAAGTAAGATTTGACCAATGGGTGCTACATGCTAAAATTGTCGATTTACCTACCATAGTAGAGTCCTGGAAGACCATTGACaggaaaagtttatataaaactgctGACCTCTGCCAATTGATGATATGTAAAGAAGAAGCAGATTCTTGCACTGAAGAAGAATCAccaaccaaaaataaaaagaaagatcCCTTGAAAGTAGACAAGAAATTTCTTTGGGCTCATGGAATTACTCCACCAACTAAAAATGTTCGAAAAAGGCGCTTCAGGAAAACACTAAGAAAGAAATGTACAGAAGGACCTGAGATAGAAAAAGAGGTTAAAAGACTATTAAGAGCTGATAATGAAGCTGTTAGTTTCACTTGGGAAGTAATAAAAGAGGAAGATGAAACTCCTAAAGTCTCTAAAAACGAGGCTACATTGCCTAAAGTGGAGAAAGGCAAGAGCAAGAAAGATACTACACACACCACTCCCAAAACTAATCAGCCATCTAAAGTTGAAGATATTTTTGGTGATGCTTTAAGTGACAGTGATGTTGAAGAAGAAAATATCAGTGTTGATGTAGAAGATAGCAGGTTGTCATTCTATGAAGAACCCTTGTCCGAAAACAATTCTATAAATGCCGGAGACATTTCTAAGGGATCTAGTTTTGCTACACAATTTAAATCTGAAATGTTTGAATCTCCACCAAAGATGTCATCAGCTAACAGGAATCAGTCAACTAAGTATGATAGCAAGCAAAGTGGAGAGCAATCTTCAAGCAGTTATCCCAACACTTCTTCCAGTTTCAAAATGCAAGAGCTTTTTACTGAACTAGAAGAACTCAAACAGAGAAGGCAAAGGACACAACTAGAAATAGCTGGTATGGAGAATATGACATTAAGGCAACGGTTCCAAGATATCCTGAAAACCCTTAACAAGGAGATAATTACTAAAGAAGTTGAATACAACAGATTAAaatctcatttaaaataa